The window atTTATAGAGAATAATTCATTAACTAAGAATAGTCCTCTCGAGGAAATGCCCAGTGTGAAGAGCTCTTTTGAGCAGTCTTCAGTAAAgctttttggggctttttgtgcTCAAAGACTTTTGTAAGACGCTGGCATAGTGAGTTCACAGGAATAGATGAATGATTGCACAGTGGAGGATGTCTCAAAATTGCCACGTTTGCTGTAAATTTTTCCCTTCAGCAGGTCCCTCAGACAGGCAAAAGGGGAGTAAAGGAACTGAAGGACTCTTCCCCTGCAGGTAGGGTCCTGTTCTTTGCTGTTAAATCTGAACTGTTTTACACCTTTGACTCCAGTCTGACTGAATTGAGTCACGAAGCTCTCTGTCCAGGTTTGACAAGtcatatttccctttttcctttgtgatAACAGGAGAAAATGGTTCTTCAAGAAAGATGAAGCTGTCCAGTGCTGCAATAAGGTCTTGGCAGCCTCTGTCAGAGAACAGTAGGCTGTTCCTGGAAAATATAGTGGATTCAGTAGTACTGTAAGTGCCAAATACCCTGGTGGttcttctttatttcctcaAGGAACAAAGTAAAACTCATAGTATTACTTGAACTGAAAGCCAGTGTGGTTTTTTGACATGTTCTCTGTGCTTGCACACTTTGTGATGGAAATTCtgcctgtgttttctttccagatCTGTTTTGTCCCaacagagggagggaaaagatgATGTTCAGAAGCACCTCAATGTACTGAAAAACAGGtaagaaattataaattaaaaggaaagagggagagaaaagatttCTTCTACCCAGTTGTTTTGTACCATACTTTGAGGGTGAACTAAAACTTTCCTCTGACATATACATATCTAAATATTTAGATATAGATACATGGAGAAAACTATGTATCATGTTTCATAAAAGCATTTCCAGGTTTTACTAAAATGATCATCATTTGAAAGCAGTTAAAATCCTTCTCTTAGAACttaatttgaaaagcagaacgGTCAGAACTGggaaaatattaggaaaatattaattaatgtCAGTTTATAGTCAGGGATTGTAGAGGCCAGTGGAATATAAACCACACAAGGTCAGTGCAATAGCAAACatgagaattttgggatttcttgaTCCTGGTTCTTTCCTTGGACACCTACTCCACATGATTTTGGAAAACAATTCAAggcagtttttctttccctctgcagtCATTTACTTCACTGGCAGCAATTAAGTTTAAAACTATAGTGAGATTAgtttttccccataattttattttcactttgcGAACAACTCCAAACAAGTCatactttcctttttctgtaatTGAAGGGTGCTGAGAAGGCTCAGGACTTTAAATGTGCCTCCAGGGAAGCTGGGCAACCTGAAGAATATCCTGGGCCTTCAAAGGGCAGAGAAGCAAATGCTTGAGACAAATGAGGAGTCTTTGGTACAACTGCAGGTATGAAAagcaaggaagggaagaaattaCCTTACCACACTGCTGATCACATGTGTCCTGTTGTGGAGGAGTATCCAGTGTTCATCCTTGTCAGCCACCTTTGCAGCAAAGCTCTGTCtctttttggatgttttttcaGTGACTCATTGTGCTGATTGTGTGGGAAAGATTCACCATCTCTAAAGCaaattttcttctggttttgtcttggttttgttttaggaagaaataaatgaagcaGAGAGATCAGCAGACCGCATTGAGGAAAATATACAGCAGCTGCGGTACAAAATCCAGGTGCTCAAAAACCAGTtagagaaagatgaaaaagatgCCAGGAAGgtataaaataatgaataaatatatCAAATAATTACTTGTGTACTCCTGTAATCTAGAGGAATGGGCTGACTTTCAGGGCTTTCTCAAACAAGCTGTTTCTCAGGCAGTGACATTTAAGGAAGGCCTCATATGCTTTTGGGAATGGATCTTCTTAATCTTTCCAACTTCATTTGCAGAATTAAGTTTGGTTTCAGAAGTTGGATTATGACAGACATGTTAATTTCCTACTTGTGTGCCTGGTATTTGGGGGTTTGGATTGTTTCttcattctcttctttttctaggtATTCCAGGAAAATGGCAGTGGAGCACTCCAGCTTCCAGAACTCCCCAAGCGCAGTTTGCAGGCACCCACTTTGCAGGTGAGTGTGGAATATATGTCTTTTCAGAGACACTTTGGTTATGAGGAGGAATGCAACAGAATGTGCTTTTATCCCTTAAACTCTGCCAGAGGGGGACAcatctgaaaattcagaaaatttgaatagattttcattttctatgttacatttttgtgcttttcattgAGAACTATATACTTCTAATTTAAAACTAGgacaaaaccctaaaaaccctCCTCATCCCtagtgttcaaggccaggttggctggggctctgagcagcctgggatagtggaacCTTGTGGGAGGtggtcctgcccatggcaggggcttggaacGAGCTGATccttaaggtcctttccaacccaaacaattctgtgatcgTAAAACATCACCTGTCTTTTTCTAGAAACCCTATGGCCCTAGGGAACttgtaatttctgaaatatatcTATAATTGCTGGAGGGAAGACTCATTGTGTGACTTTGAATCCTTTTTTGTTTAAGCTGTAGCTGGGCTGCGTGAAGGTGACATTCCTGTTGGGCTcgaaaaaagctgttttttatttgatgtctatgattttttccttctttaggAGGAAATTTTGAAGGTAAAGAATCAGAAAGACCTTTTAAAGGATATGAATGCTATTCAGCAGTCAACTGACTTGAAGAACTTGTTAACCCTTGTTGAAAAGGCCTATGAGAAGGTGGATTTGCTTTGAGAAGCCAAAATGTGTGGAGTCTCCATGCTGAGTTTGGCATCTGCTTTCTTCCTAATGGCCTTCCTGTTGTGACTGCTGCATTTctgttaaaacattttctattaaCATTGGTATATAAATGTGTAGATACATTTTGGGACTCAAGTGATTTAAGTCATCTGTcaaggttttttggggtttttttgaccTGTGATGACTTCTAATGATGATATATCCTGTCGtaggaaaagggagggaaatggaTCCTGGGTTATTTGGGTGTTTTTACAGAATAAGGGaactattctattctatttgcACTTCTTTGTCTGTAAATCACTGAAGGCTGTGTCTCCTATCAAAGTAGTTTTTATTTGGGAGTTTAAACCTGAAACAAGTAGTAAAAATAAGCTTATCTAATACTTAATTGTAAATCCCCTGTTCAACTTTCGTactatttttaacaaaaactcTCAAttgaagaaaatggaataatttttatCAAATGTACAAAATGGCTCTTACATTTCTGTTACTTACTATAAA of the Camarhynchus parvulus chromosome 3, STF_HiC, whole genome shotgun sequence genome contains:
- the CENPQ gene encoding centromere protein Q isoform X1, encoding MKPRHTSSNKMGKPTGGKSTKNPSKSQNQQGPSSKKMGADEQGRKQGQKRQQVPQTGKRGVKELKDSSPAGENGSSRKMKLSSAAIRSWQPLSENSRLFLENIVDSVVLSVLSQQREGKDDVQKHLNVLKNRVLRRLRTLNVPPGKLGNLKNILGLQRAEKQMLETNEESLVQLQEEINEAERSADRIEENIQQLRYKIQVLKNQLEKDEKDARKVFQENGSGALQLPELPKRSLQAPTLQEEILKVKNQKDLLKDMNAIQQSTDLKNLLTLVEKAYEKVDLL
- the CENPQ gene encoding centromere protein Q isoform X2, whose protein sequence is MKPRHTSSNKMGKPTGGKSTKNPSKSQNQQGPSSKKMGADEQGRKQGQKRQVPQTGKRGVKELKDSSPAGENGSSRKMKLSSAAIRSWQPLSENSRLFLENIVDSVVLSVLSQQREGKDDVQKHLNVLKNRVLRRLRTLNVPPGKLGNLKNILGLQRAEKQMLETNEESLVQLQEEINEAERSADRIEENIQQLRYKIQVLKNQLEKDEKDARKVFQENGSGALQLPELPKRSLQAPTLQEEILKVKNQKDLLKDMNAIQQSTDLKNLLTLVEKAYEKVDLL